DNA from Diabrotica virgifera virgifera chromosome 10, PGI_DIABVI_V3a:
TGAACAGGCAATACCTTGCATTTGACACATTACTTTTTGGCTTGAAATGtgcttcaaatttttttattaacagttctaacttgtctttttcttctgttgAGAACTTAAACGTGTTATATATTTTGAACCATTCGTCCCCTATTAACTGTAATAGCTGTGCACACTGGGTTATTTCAGGTTTCTTTGTTAATTCTGTAGCTTGTAAGTAgtttttgaatctttgtatgaagAATTTCCAATTTTCATACACGTTACCTGACATTTGCATCGAGTTTATAGCTGCCTTGAATTCCATTGCActtatatcttcttttttttttaacgtATTCGATTTAGTTCGGCACCATGTAATAATATAATGTAATACGTGGTAGGGTTCCTAGGTTAACTTTGGAGGAGAGGTTATAATGAAACAACTTGTATCTATCGTGTCTAGATGCAGAATGGTTTTATTTCCGCTTCACTGTACTTGTCACTGTCACGTCACTCTTACAATATTACCAACTTGAGTGCGTTCCGAATACTACCTATTTACATACATCACAGTAGTATATATCAAAACCCACAAGCATTCCAACACTTAGTTGGTTAgtaacaaaccaaaaagaaatcAAGTCCTGATTAGGAAAAatctagaaaacaaacaagagTAACTATTGGCTACAAAAGCTGCTGTACAAAAATCAGTGTGCATGCTGAAGAAAGCAACGCAGGGAATGATAAcgaaacaattttaatgtgtagcTAGGCCATGACTGATAAACATATACAGGGGCTCACAGCTTAAATGATGCAGTCACTACTCAATAAAGCTAGCTTGTGTCAGTCGCtcaatatttattagaaaaaacttacatactgaAAGTAGGTAAGTTAGTATGAGTCTTCTAAAATAGCATAAGCTATGTTTTgagtttcaaatatgcaataattaaCACCCTCAGCGCCAGTGTATCCTTTTAGATATACTCAGATATACTTAGATCACTGTGTACCGAAAAAGATACACATGGCTCGTTGTGTTAGATCTATTGTGTCACCTAAAAGGACACACTTTCCTAAGTTTTTATATGTAGAGAATAATGCTATTTCCTGAGCCAATTTCCTGGTATAACTGGGTTTGGCCTTATGACATAAAAAGATAGATTCTAGTAGAAGTAACTAGaaattcgtatgaaaaatgttgccATGTATGGGCCAaaacaacttgctccaactcattatgcagggaaagattcaaggaaaaagaagcatagggagatgcAGAATATcttggctgcgcaacctgagagaatggtacggatgaacatcaaacgaacttttcagagcagtcgTCTGCAAAGTCCTAATAGCTAAGATGTATTGTCAGAGAAATAGCAAATAAttccaaaaaattgcaccaaAATTGAGAGATGAGGTGGAAACACAGTTTGGAAAAGATGTAACCCTAAAACAATTAGACGGATATTACAAAAGAATAATCTACATAGCTGAACTGCAAGAAATAAATCTTCTATCAGCCAAAGAAATAAGCAACAAggagttttgttttctttattaatattCTCCCATAGATTTACATTAATCTAAGTGTTCTCCTTTAAAAGTTTACATCATTTTAGCTGATATCAAAATCGtacacaaaataattaaagaactATTGTTATTTAAGTATGGTATATTTGAAACCCAAAACATAGCTTATGCTATTTTAGAGGACTTCTAGTTAGTAACTTACTTTCAGTATGTACAGTGGTGTAGTGGTAAAATTAGCTGTGCCGGAGCTATACCTCTAccggaaaatttttgaaaattagccTACTACCCAAATCGTGAGTTTTAAGGCCCTTTGGCAAATGTTTTGAAAAGTTTaataattaaactaattaatgatCTTTTAGAGTGATAGTAGTTACAGTAGGGCCTCCTACACATTCTCCTCCAAAgaataattttaactttaaaatatggtaagactttcttaaggtagattattacagtttgataccttaaaaactgtttttaaggtATCAAACCATAATAATCTACCTTAAAAACTCTATAATTTAAGTTGGAAGCCTTGctgacaaaaattaaaaaaacactggTGTAAGTTAGGCAAATATTGTAAATGACTAAGTTTTCATTTTCAgtagtattaatttattattgtgaaaaaataCACCCACAAGTTACAttagtatatatattttttattatttaacacacACAAACATTATAATCTGtgccaaaaaaattaagaattatttgAAAAAACTACATACAGTACAAATAACTTGTGTATTTAACAAAATACATATAATAAATACATCAGATTAATTATAACATACATACTCAAAGTAAGTGCCAAAGTGCATCCTTCTTTGCGTTCTTTTTTGGGTTTTCTGCAACTCTTGTCCTGGAATCGTCTGCAGACCGGTGGCTCCTCAGCCATTTAGTGACGTACGTCTCAGGCTGCCATTCTTGGAGAGGTGGACCTTAGATTTTTATGAACATCAATGATGATACATGAGCAACAGTCAAAGCGTTTCTTGATGGTGTAACCATATTGTTCATACAACTGAAACCCCGTTCACAATCAGCTGAGCTGCAAGGTATTATTTTAGTGCAGTTTAACAGTTCTTGCAATCCATCAGGCACTTGTCGGCTGTTGTCCAAATAGTCTCTGTAGGCAGAGACAGCTTTGTTGACGTTCAATTTAAATCTCTTGCACAGTTGCTCTACTTGAGTTTGACCAAAACTTGGTGGAATGCAGGTTGGCCAATACTCAGGTTCTAATACTTTAAAAGAGTTTATAAGATCTTCATATTGGGCTTCCCCATCAAATGTGGTGACAAACATTCTTTGCTTTAGGTTATTTATAACACTAGAAATAAGTTGCTGTCCATTGAACGATACAATTTTTGGATTAGTTTTTAACACAACTGATGCAAAATTTCCTTCTTTTATGGCGATTTGTGCTTCCAGAACTTTCGTGCCTGGCTTCTCCTTTAAGTGCTCTAAATATCTTACGGATCTGTTTATCAGTTTGTCTGCATACACAATAGAAGTGTTTCTATTCTCTAAGCTCTCTGATAACAAAGCCAATTCAGCAAGAATGTCAAACATAAAGGCCAAGTTTAGTAGAAAACTCTGAGATGTTAGCCTATTTAATAAACCACTATATTTGCTTTTTTCAGTCGATGTTCTGTCAGGATCGTTTATGGCTTTAGAGAAATGGTTTGCCAAAGCTTGAAAGCCAAACCACACAGCCGAAACGGTACGAAAGCTACTGGCTACCCATCTTGTGCTCAACACTCTTCCGATTTTGTTCATCTGAATGTCAAGTTCTTGTGCACAGTCTTTTAACTCACGCTTGTTTTTTGGAGAGGCGCTGTACAGCGAGTACAGTTTGTCCATAAATATCTGGAAATGATTCACTCCGGCCACTTCGCTGACTGCGTCCCCAATAGCCAATTCCAATCTGTGATTTAAACAGTGCCAAACGATTATATCAGGGTACAAAGTTGAAAACCTCTTTGCCACTCCTGAGTGTTTCCCTAACATAACACTAGCCCCGTCACTTGTGAAAGAAACCCCCGTCACTTGTGACACGGACACGGTAGTGCTGGGCGCGGACCGCTGAGATGTCTATCATGTCTATCCATCAACTATCCCGTCTGCCAGTCGCTCGCTCAACTTTTGCGCTTACAATTACGAACTACCTAATCGTAGCTGCGTATGCCTTAACTGATTAACCACGATAACTAACGTGTAAAAATTACTTAGTAAAGGACAAAACAATTTTTGTCCTATATAAAAAATTCGATTGAAAAAATCGTAGCCGGAGCGCCGCTCCCCCTTCAAAAGCTGTGCCGGAGCGACGCTCCGGACCGCTCCGGCTCCACTACACCACtgagtatgtaattttttttctaatattgGGTCACTGACACAAGCTAGTTTTATTGAGTAACGACTGTATCATTTCAGAATTGAGGCTGTGAGTCACTGTAGGTGCAGTACAATAATTTTGCTTATACAAATTATcagtaataatatttatttacatcaaaaatcaaaataaaaattccatcacATATTATTATTGTAATGATGTCTAACAGCTGATTGTCATTTGTCTTTATTGCTGAATCTGAATTCTCTGACCAATACGAACACAGATATCACGTGGGTAGTTCTAACCAATAAAATCGTGGAATTCATAGCGGTTATTAACGGCTCGTAATCAGAAGGCCGACTCTCCGATGCCGCCTTTACTTTGAATGAAGATTGTGAGTACGCTACCGCCATTCTTAGAAAGGAAAAGCACAGGCTTGGATTGAGAAATTTGTGACAAGCTACGACAGAACCGtaatttaaatattattgaaatgttaatttagtaaatttgaaataatttaatgttaatgtatTCTTCAATTAAATGTAGGACATACAATATTGCATATTATGTCTATGGTTGACCCTTGATAAACATACAGTGAACACGTAAACGTtgcaataaattcattttttcgtgaaTTCGCGATTTTGGAAAGAAATCcagaaacaagtcgatttttatttttaaattatgactttttagcattatatcatactagtgacgtcatccatctgagcgtgatgacgtaaccaatgattttttttaaacgagaataggggtcgtatgatagctcatttgaaaggttactcaattctctattcagtaatataaacattaacataatttaaaaataaaaatgtataccatttttattcagttgcaatgcgaaggcaaaacaatcttatttttcacttagaatacggagcgcagtccagcactctaaatcaacgattttcgactcttattggagtctaatcgcagagacgtaggcctgctgctccatactcgaagtgaccaaccatgaaagcttgcccccacattgcaactgacgtgtatggattaggtgcgAGGTGCTAGGTTCGTGGTGCGAGGTGCTAGGTTCGTGGGGCGAGGGGCGAGGTGCGTAGTGGGAGGTGCGAGGTGCGTGGTGCGAGGTGCGTGGTGCGAGGTGCGAAGTGCGTGGTGCGAGGTGCTAGGTACGAGGTAAGAGGTGCGAGGTGCCAGGTGCAAGGTGTAGGGAAAAGGAGGGCAAAACGGGGTAGCTGCCTAAAACGGGGTACCCCCTTTTTTTCAATATCACTCGCTCCATCTATACGacgttaatgaaattatattatagacgCCTGTTTACGGCTTCTGTCATAAAGCAGATATAATTAGCTGTTAGTCGATTGTTGTAAACAGTACATGTGCGTTTTTAGTTGACCAAGTTATAATATCGGCCGAAAAATAATCCATCGTTAGTATTACTAaagaaatttattatttaatatcattACTTCTAACTAACAGTGAATGTGTTCTAGAGTATTCATTtgccattcttcttcttcttcttcttcttcttaactcaggcgagactcgttagtctctggcacttggtcataagacctttgtaccaaaccctgttcttctccttaaactttaataagtcctgtggcctcaacgaaggccaacagttttcttattggtagttttaagatctcttctggttcaaacctcatttgacctgtgaagttctgccttacatcacctagcacactgcaatagcatagtatgtgtatggcagtttcttcttccatttcgcactttctgcaccatggttcattcaccttacctagtttgtataggtgatttcttaaacgacaatgtgcagtcaccatttcagtgaccgttttgatccctcgtttattgaggttcatcaaactgttcgagagttttttatcaatattcttgattatttttttagtctggatttgcccttgagtggttctccatttattttgatgattctttatcagccatttctgaacctcgtttttcatagcatctttagtgatgccacagaaaggttctgggccttcaaaagtttttctcgagccttgtttcgctaacatatctgctcgttcgttccaatgcaccccttcatgacccggcacccatattaaagacactttgttgtcttttgccAAATTATTGAGGAGattttgcagtttctcaccagttttgatttggtgagagggttctttacagccagaatagccgattggctatctgtataaatgttgattctcttagctttagggtcctcatcaattatttcatcaatgcaggccaccaaagcaaaaacttcagcctggaacaccgttgtatgttgacctaggctgtaagatttattatagttacatgttcgcccaaagactcctgatccagtaccatggacagttttagatccatcagtgaaccatattaagtctccattaatgtttgggactttttgttctctagatggtataattgtgttaatcttctcagtgaagattagttctggtgtcatcatatctaagttcatcataaagatgtattcttcaagtatagtcccagtaatgtttgtgtggctattcaatacataatttggcctccaagtattgtttgctttgagcctcaggatggtcataaaggctaccgccgaaatatacaattccagcggagggagacctgtgatagcctctaatgaagccgttcctgtactattcaaggctcctgttatatttagaagcgcttgcctttgtagggtggtgagagtggtcacacaagattgcaaagccgtctttctccaccatagtactgacccataagtaactgtcggtcgtatcactgatgtgtacaaccaacatatcacctttggtttcaatccccaggttttacctacaactcgtctgcagttccagaagagtcgcttagccctattggttatattggtaatatgagtattccaattgagtttcgaatccagggttacccctagatacttaacctcattggttttttccagtacctctccaaataatttcagctcactcagtccagtaagcttcctcttatttgtaaaggctaccagtttagttttagaagggttcacggagaggttctctttcagacaccagttctctatgtagtgaagggcatatcgcatctgatacgcaacagtgctgggaaattttcccctagttactatcacgatatcatctgcgaaaccctggacccagattccttgggcgcttagcccatgaatcagatcatcgacaactgTGTTtcataatgacggtgacaatacaccgccttgagggcatcccttagttgccctcagatttatggtatcttcatgcgtatctgtggatattattctactctgaagcatctgaataattaacttgcatgttgtgttgttgattttcttcctcatCAGTGCGCTTtgtattcgctccgagcgttaacaaagtgtcaaagcaaaatcgaccgacctgctcatggtggcggttttttgaaattttataaggacgctttgtgtatgtttaaacgagacatttaaaaaaatgtcgtgtcacgctagtgatattatgtattaatataaacagaaaataaaaacgcactataaattcttcactttccaatattgattatcagtttgattttgtatgcataacctcactatcgcagtttatgtcaataaatatttattaacgaaaaagaaaatattttgttgcactataaattacagtataaattaataactaatgaattctaacaattgtattcggttattatcactacaaaataaaatattcaagtttaacaaaataatcccataagactcaatgttaaaacgtccttacaaaatctgacagcgtatcacgtgactgtacgtagaggggagacgcacggagccaatagactcgattgaggtattatcaaatgcaccttctatatctaaaaatgcagcaagggcgacttctttctgatgcagactcctttcgagttccgacactagattgtgcagggcggcttcacctgatttccctgcctgatacgcccattgccgttggtgcagtggattttcaaataaattgtttttcttgatgtgttcgttcaagtatttttccatggtttttaacatgaatgaggtcagacttataggcctgtaggattttgctaaggtgtaatctgtttttcctggtttgggaataaacgcCACCCTTGCCCTTCTCCAAGCCTTGGGAATGTATCCCAGAGCATGGCTAGCTCTAAATATTGTGATCAGGGGACCCATGATTATTTCCAGACCCTCCTGGAGAAGCTTAGGAAATATACCATCCGGTCCCGCAGTTTTATAAAGTTCAAAAGTTTCAATAGCCCATCTGACCTTGTGAGAACCAAAGATCTCGTCAGAGGTCAGCCAGTCCCTTTTGGTTGGGCTATTGTTTGCTTGATGATTGTTATTAGCAGTCAATTGCGTCGACCCTGGAAAGTGAACACTTAAAAGATGCTCTACAGCCTCCTTCTCTGTGTCCGTATACTTCCCATTGGGCAATTTCATTGACTTGGGTTTGTTAATGTTATCTCTTTTGAGGATTCTGTTAACCCTGGCGCTTTCAGGTACACTTTCAATATTTTCACAGAATTCTCTCCAGGATCTTTCCTTAGCGGATTGGATTTTCTTATTATAGGTTTTCAGTTTAGCCTTATATGCTTCCCAATCACCTGATTTCTTCGCCCTATTGAAGAGCCGTCTTGTTTCTCTTTTGAGATCAGACAGCTCCTTATTCCACCAAGTTACTTGCCTGGGAGGGTGACTTTCTTTTAACGGGCAGTTTTCCTCATATGAGACGACTATTGCATGCTGCAACCAGTCTACTGCCATCTCAACTTCAACATTGTTTTTTGGCCTTTTAGGATAATTCCGTACCCTTGTTCCAAGATCCCTCTTAAAGGATTCCCAATCGGTCACCTTAGGGTCTCTATAGAACCTTGGTTCCGGTTTGACTGAGTTTATCTCAAAGCATATGTATGCATGATCCGATAAGGATAACGCATCCGACACATGCCAGTCAGATATTATGTTCCCAATCCCCATAGAGCATAGGCTTAGGTCGATTAGTGATTCTGCTCTTGATGTCCTGAAGGTGGGCTTATTACCCCTGTTCAGAAGATCAAGTTCAGTAGTGCAAAGGTACTCAAAAAGTAACTTACCTCTATTGTTTGTATCTCTGCTTCCCCAAATGATGTGGTGGGCGTTGGAGTCGACTACAATGATAAGTTCTGTATGCTTATCATTGGTGTATTCTAGAAGGTTCTCTAGGTTAGTCCCTGGAAGTTGTTCTTTACTGTCAATAGGAAGGTAAAGAGACGCAACAATCAACTCTGTAACCAACCCATTGCAATTCAGTTTAATTCTGGCAGCTGTCATGTCTCCCGTACAGAGCTCCATAACTAGTACCAGGTTAAGGTCAGATCTACAAAATATACAAGTTCTGATTTTATTGTCAGGTACTCCCAAAATTAGTTCCCATCCCTTAACATTTAATCCCCGTAtcttaccttcatttatccacggTTCTTGAATAAGCACCATATCAATGTTTTTCTCAGCTACTTCCTGGCACAAAAGTGCCGAAGCTGTTTTTTTGTGCTGCAAATTGATCTGTATGATCTTAATTTTGCAGTTTATTCATTTTTGGGGTCTCTAACAGGCCCTCTTGTAATTTCTTCCACCTGCATAGATTCCCCTTCGGCCTCCTGCAGTTCGGAAGTAATCGTTGCAGGTTTTGGTTCCCCAATGTTCCCAGCCTGTCTTGCTTTACCCTCTTCCAACGGTATAATACTTGCTCGCTGTAGAAGGTAATAAGGCTTCCATTGAAGCCTTTCGAGCTGTGCCTCCGACTCCTTATCAATTCGGAGACTCACATGCAGTCCTCCGTCAGTTGCTGGTTTGGAACTCAGAATTGCCCAACGACTGGTCCTTAGTTCAggattttgtttttcaattcGTGCCAGTGGCACTTTCAGATCCTCATTTTTAGTCTCTGGAAGGTACATCAGTACACGCTTCGATTTTGGGAGTTCCTCAGCCTTAACGACCTTCCACTCCGTATTTTCTTCCAAGAAATCCTTTGTGATCTTAAAGGACTCCTCGTCAGCACATATCAACCCATAGTATCCATCCATGAGCCGATTACCTTCGTAACGAGGTGCGCAAGGAACCTCATCGATAAGTTTAATTAGGGCCTCTTTTATTGCCCCAACGTCTTTTTCCGTTACAGATATGTCTGGGTATTCTTTGGGAATTATTGCCGTCTTTATTCCCGTAAGAGCTGCTTTGTAGTTGCTGCTGAGCTTTTTGAAAGAGGCAGCAGCAGTTCTgctcttttttgttaatttatccTCAGGAGTGCTTCTATCAGACACAGTCCGCTTGACAGCTTGTGTGATTTCGGCATTTCCAGGAGTTTTATTTTGAGGTCTAGGAGGTAATTTGACCTTAGAA
Protein-coding regions in this window:
- the LOC126893118 gene encoding E3 SUMO-protein ligase KIAA1586-like, encoding MLGKHSGVAKRFSTLYPDIIVWHCLNHRLELAIGDAVSEVAGVNHFQIFMDKLYSLYSASPKNKRELKDCAQELDIQMNKIGRVLSTRWVASSFRTVSAVWFGFQALANHFSKAINDPDRTSTEKSKYSGLLNRLTSQSFLLNLAFMFDILAELALLSESLENRNTSIVYADKLINRSVRYLEHLKEKPGTKVLEAQIAIKEGNFASVVLKTNPKIVSFNGQQLISSVINNLKQRMFVTTFDGEAQYEDLINSFKVLEPEYWPTCIPPSFGQTQVEQLCKRFKLNVNKAVSAYRDYLDNSRQVPDGLQELLNCTKIIPCSSADCERGFSCMNNMVTPSRNALTVAHVSSLMFIKI